CGATGCCTGGTCCATTCAAGTGGACCCGGGAGTGCCTCGATACTGAGGCACCGATCAGCCGATTTGTTCGCGAAAATACTCGACCGTCTCCCTGAGCCCTTCCCGCAAATCAAACTTGGGTTCCCATCCCAGTTCTGTCCGAATCTTCGTTGAATCGAGCACGCTGCGAGCCTGCTCCCCCTTCTTCGCCGGACCGTGCACTTCCTTGAACTCGGTCTTCGTCAACTCGACCAACAGGTGAAACAAGTCGTTGACCGACGTTTCCACGCCGGTGCCGACGTTATACACCCCCTGAACCTCAGGCCCCAGTGCCATGAGGTTTGCCTCGACGACGTCCTCGACAAACACGAAGTCTCGGGTCTGACGCCCATTTCCATTGACCACCGGCTGTTCTCGATGCAGCATCTTTTCAATGAAGATAGACACGACGCCAGCCTCTCCCTCAGGGTCCTGGCGGGGGCCGTAGACATTGGCATATCGGAGACTGACGGTCTGAATCCCGCTCAAACGGCTGTAATAGGATAAGTAATGCTCCCCGCAGAGTTTACTGATGCCGTAGGGGGACAGGGGCTGAGTGACATGTACTTCGGCTGCAGGAAAACTCTGCTGCTCGCCATATATGGCGCCGCCAGATGACGAAAAGATCACCTTTCGCGCCCCGTGGCGCGACGCCTGCTCCAAGACGTTCAAAGTGCCTAAGACGTTCACCTGTGCATCGAACATGGGATCGTCCACCGAACGCCGCACGTTCATCTGAGCGGCCAAATGCATGACGACCGCTGGCCGTTCGTTGCGAAATACTCGCTCCAGTTTGGGGTTCTCGATTTCGATTTTATAAAACTGCGCGGCCTTCGGGACATTGCTTCGCTTCCCGGTAACCAGGTTATCGACGACCACCACGGCATGCCCTTCTTGCAGCAATCGATCCACCACGTGCGAACCAATGAAGCCCGCGCCCCCCGTCACCAAAACTTTCATGCCATTCCTCGCTGCTCAGCCGGTTGGTTGGATGCTCTGTTGAACCACTTCCCCTACCCAGGGTGATCGATCGC
This Nitrospiraceae bacterium DNA region includes the following protein-coding sequences:
- a CDS encoding SDR family oxidoreductase, whose product is MKVLVTGGAGFIGSHVVDRLLQEGHAVVVVDNLVTGKRSNVPKAAQFYKIEIENPKLERVFRNERPAVVMHLAAQMNVRRSVDDPMFDAQVNVLGTLNVLEQASRHGARKVIFSSSGGAIYGEQQSFPAAEVHVTQPLSPYGISKLCGEHYLSYYSRLSGIQTVSLRYANVYGPRQDPEGEAGVVSIFIEKMLHREQPVVNGNGRQTRDFVFVEDVVEANLMALGPEVQGVYNVGTGVETSVNDLFHLLVELTKTEFKEVHGPAKKGEQARSVLDSTKIRTELGWEPKFDLREGLRETVEYFREQIG